Proteins encoded by one window of Chromobacterium violaceum ATCC 12472:
- a CDS encoding LrgB family protein: MSAAWLDSPLTGVFVTLLAYRLALAGHRRCHGHPLANPVLLGVLLVLAWLWLSGSSYQQYMNGARFIQLLLGPATVALAVPLYGNLARLKKAAAPLLASIAIGGLVGMASAAGLGWWLGLDQPVLVALSTRAVTTPIAMSLAGGLGGSPELAAMFVIVSGIVGAVMAPPLFKLLGWDDDMLLGVATGVTAHGIGTARLFQLSEAAGAFAGLAMGLNGVFTALALPWLVRALGLG, encoded by the coding sequence TTGAGCGCCGCCTGGCTGGATTCGCCGCTGACCGGCGTCTTCGTCACGCTGCTGGCTTATCGGCTGGCGCTGGCGGGCCACCGCCGCTGCCATGGCCATCCGCTGGCCAACCCGGTGCTGCTGGGCGTGCTGCTGGTGCTGGCCTGGCTGTGGCTGAGCGGCAGCAGCTATCAGCAGTACATGAATGGCGCCCGTTTCATCCAGCTGCTGCTGGGGCCGGCGACGGTGGCGCTGGCGGTGCCCTTGTACGGCAACCTGGCGCGTTTGAAGAAAGCCGCCGCGCCGCTGTTGGCCAGCATCGCGATCGGCGGTCTGGTGGGGATGGCCAGCGCGGCCGGCCTGGGATGGTGGCTGGGTCTCGACCAGCCGGTGCTGGTGGCGCTGTCCACCCGGGCGGTGACCACGCCGATCGCGATGAGCCTGGCCGGGGGCCTGGGCGGCTCGCCGGAGCTGGCGGCGATGTTCGTCATCGTGTCCGGCATCGTCGGCGCGGTGATGGCGCCGCCGCTGTTCAAGCTGCTGGGCTGGGACGACGACATGCTGCTGGGCGTGGCCACCGGCGTGACCGCGCATGGCATCGGCACCGCCAGGCTGTTCCAGCTGTCCGAGGCGGCGGGCGCCTTCGCCGGCCTGGCGATGGGGCTGAACGGGGTGTTCACCGCGTTGGCGCT
- a CDS encoding CidA/LrgA family protein has protein sequence MLDLLLWLLGYQLAGEALVRGMGWPMPGPVMGLLLLFATLWLRRAAPQTLQRETPRFLGHMSLLFIPAGGALMAYAPLLRSHGWQLALILLGSTLATLLATGLVLKLLLRGRRH, from the coding sequence ATGCTGGATCTGCTGTTGTGGCTGCTGGGCTACCAGCTGGCGGGAGAGGCGCTGGTGCGCGGCATGGGCTGGCCGATGCCGGGGCCGGTGATGGGGCTGTTGCTGCTGTTCGCCACGCTGTGGTTGCGCCGGGCGGCGCCGCAGACGCTGCAGCGGGAGACGCCGCGCTTTCTCGGCCACATGTCGCTGCTGTTCATCCCGGCGGGCGGCGCGCTGATGGCTTACGCGCCGCTGCTGCGCTCGCATGGCTGGCAGCTGGCGCTGATCCTGCTGGGCTCCACGCTGGCCACGCTGCTGGCTACCGGGCTGGTCCTGAAACTGCTGCTGCGCGGGAGGCGGCATTGA
- a CDS encoding chorismate--pyruvate lyase family protein, with translation MVNDVLWRAAPPALPDSMLDCLTEPASLSLRLQAGGRRFAVSVLSQGEDRVLADEAEALGLPEGQPMYARHVLLTLDDMPVVYARSAARPDCPAWLPVLRRGSRSLGLTLFGELPELDREPLRYGWLADGHPLAAAATRVQPAAGYPARRCRFLLGGSPLLLTELFLPALEDFL, from the coding sequence ATGGTAAACGATGTCCTGTGGCGCGCCGCGCCCCCCGCCCTGCCCGACTCCATGCTGGATTGCCTGACCGAGCCCGCCTCGCTGAGCCTGAGGCTGCAGGCGGGCGGCCGCCGTTTCGCGGTGTCCGTGCTGAGCCAGGGCGAAGACCGCGTGCTGGCCGACGAGGCCGAGGCGCTGGGCCTGCCGGAAGGCCAGCCTATGTACGCCCGCCACGTGCTGCTGACCCTGGACGACATGCCGGTGGTGTACGCCCGCAGCGCCGCCCGCCCCGACTGTCCGGCCTGGCTGCCGGTGCTGCGGCGCGGCAGCCGCTCGCTGGGCCTGACGCTGTTCGGCGAGCTGCCCGAGCTGGACCGCGAGCCGCTGCGCTACGGATGGCTGGCCGACGGCCATCCGCTGGCCGCCGCCGCCACCCGGGTCCAGCCCGCGGCCGGCTATCCGGCCCGCCGCTGCCGCTTTCTGCTGGGCGGCTCGCCGCTGCTGCTGACCGAGCTGTTCCTGCCCGCGCTGGAGGATTTCCTGTGA
- the ubiA gene encoding 4-hydroxybenzoate octaprenyltransferase has protein sequence MSTATIRDRYENYRQLMRWDKPIGTLLLLWPTLWALWIATHGAPRLSIVAIFCLGTFLMRSAGCVINDYADRDYDAHVARTSQRPFARGAVSKKEALLLAALLAALSFLLVLPLNNLTKLLSVPAVLIAASYPFTKRFFPMPQAYLGVAFSFGIPMGFAAETGEVPVLAWLLLLANLFWVVAYDTAYAIADKPDDLKIGIKTSAITMGDYDVAGVMLCHAAFLALMCGIGVHLALAWPYYLGLAAAAALIMQQYREIKDRDRAKCFKAFLDNNRVGAAVFAGVLLSYWLS, from the coding sequence ATTTCGACCGCCACCATCCGCGACCGCTACGAAAACTATCGGCAACTGATGCGCTGGGACAAGCCGATCGGCACTCTGCTGCTGCTGTGGCCGACGCTGTGGGCGCTGTGGATCGCCACCCATGGCGCGCCCCGCCTGTCCATCGTCGCCATCTTCTGCCTGGGCACCTTCCTGATGCGCTCGGCCGGCTGCGTGATCAACGATTACGCCGACCGCGACTACGACGCCCACGTCGCGCGCACCAGCCAGCGCCCGTTCGCGCGCGGCGCGGTCAGCAAGAAGGAGGCGCTGCTGCTGGCCGCCCTGCTGGCCGCCCTCTCCTTCCTGCTGGTGCTGCCGCTGAACAATCTGACCAAGCTGCTGAGCGTGCCGGCGGTGCTGATCGCGGCCAGTTACCCGTTCACCAAGCGCTTCTTCCCGATGCCGCAGGCCTACCTGGGCGTCGCCTTCTCCTTCGGCATCCCGATGGGCTTCGCCGCCGAAACCGGCGAAGTACCCGTTCTGGCCTGGCTGCTGCTGCTGGCCAACCTGTTCTGGGTGGTGGCCTACGACACCGCCTACGCGATTGCGGACAAGCCGGACGATCTGAAGATCGGCATCAAGACTTCGGCCATCACCATGGGCGACTACGACGTCGCCGGCGTGATGCTGTGCCATGCCGCCTTCCTCGCCCTGATGTGCGGAATAGGCGTGCATCTGGCGCTGGCCTGGCCCTACTACCTGGGCCTCGCTGCCGCGGCCGCGCTGATCATGCAGCAATACCGCGAGATCAAGGACCGCGACCGCGCCAAGTGCTTCAAGGCCTTTCTCGACAACAACCGTGTCGGCGCGGCCGTGTTCGCCGGCGTGCTGCTCAGCTACTGGCTGAGCTGA
- a CDS encoding Nudix family hydrolase, with the protein MTSNKIIDVVAGALMRPDGSFMLGSRPEGKPYAGYWEFPGGKVEAGETPLAALKREFNEEMGITVTAATPWLTKIHHYEHASVHLRFFRIWDWLGDPHPREGQSFAWQRPGRLTVAPMLPANGPILKSLALPSCYAITCAAEIGVEAQLARLAERDWGMVQVREREMGREALADFVARAAAIVRPRGGKLVVNADPAWLEGWPVDGVHLNGARLAALESRPAFDWVGASIHGADELARAGELGLDYALLSPVAPTATHPGASLLGWDGFSACLAGGVPLPVYALGGMRAENLDLARLHGAHGVALMRGAWR; encoded by the coding sequence ATGACGAGCAACAAGATCATAGATGTAGTGGCGGGCGCGCTGATGCGGCCGGACGGCAGCTTCATGCTGGGCAGCCGCCCCGAGGGCAAGCCTTACGCCGGCTACTGGGAGTTCCCTGGCGGCAAGGTGGAGGCCGGCGAGACGCCGCTGGCGGCGCTGAAGCGGGAATTCAACGAGGAAATGGGCATCACGGTCACCGCCGCCACGCCGTGGTTGACCAAGATCCACCATTACGAGCACGCATCGGTGCACCTGCGCTTTTTCCGCATCTGGGACTGGCTGGGCGATCCGCATCCGCGCGAAGGCCAGTCCTTCGCCTGGCAGCGCCCGGGCCGGCTGACCGTGGCGCCGATGCTGCCGGCCAACGGGCCGATCCTGAAGTCGCTGGCGCTGCCGTCCTGCTACGCGATCACCTGCGCCGCCGAAATCGGCGTCGAGGCGCAGCTGGCGCGGCTGGCCGAGCGCGACTGGGGCATGGTCCAGGTGCGCGAGCGCGAGATGGGGCGCGAAGCGCTGGCCGATTTCGTCGCCCGCGCCGCCGCCATCGTCCGCCCGCGCGGCGGCAAGCTGGTGGTCAACGCCGATCCGGCGTGGCTGGAAGGCTGGCCGGTGGACGGCGTGCACCTGAACGGCGCGCGCCTGGCCGCGCTGGAATCGCGTCCGGCCTTCGACTGGGTGGGCGCGTCCATCCATGGCGCGGACGAACTGGCGCGGGCCGGCGAGCTGGGACTGGACTACGCGCTGCTGAGCCCGGTCGCGCCCACGGCCACCCATCCCGGCGCGTCGCTGCTGGGCTGGGACGGCTTCTCCGCTTGCCTGGCCGGCGGCGTGCCGCTGCCGGTGTACGCGCTGGGCGGCATGCGCGCCGAGAACCTGGACCTGGCCCGCCTTCACGGCGCCCATGGCGTGGCGCTGATGCGCGGGGCGTGGCGATGA
- a CDS encoding ATP-binding protein, translated as MDALQDFLNRAEAVLARLEPMLPPPRREPDWSAQAFRWHRQGLAGWLEAVHEPHAVALDRLACVDAQREQLLANTRQFVAGLPANNVLLTGARGTGKSSLVKALLPEFGRDGLRLIEIDREHLADLPQLVELLSGRPERFVLFCDDLSFEHGDAGYKALKSALDGGLARRCDNLLVYATSNRRHLLPEQMSENREGWLRDGEIHPGEAVEEKVSLSDRFGLWLSFYPFDQDAYLAAVREWLGHFGLKYGDKAERAALQWSLSRGSRSGRVAWQFACHWAGSQKLARRSGKK; from the coding sequence ATGGACGCCTTGCAGGATTTCTTGAACCGCGCCGAGGCGGTGCTGGCCCGGCTGGAGCCGATGCTGCCGCCGCCGCGGCGGGAGCCGGACTGGAGCGCCCAGGCCTTCCGTTGGCACCGCCAGGGCCTGGCCGGCTGGCTGGAGGCGGTGCATGAGCCGCATGCGGTGGCGCTGGACCGGCTGGCCTGCGTCGACGCCCAGCGCGAGCAGCTGCTGGCCAACACCCGCCAGTTCGTCGCCGGCCTGCCGGCCAACAATGTGTTGCTGACCGGCGCGCGCGGCACCGGCAAATCGTCGCTGGTGAAGGCGCTGCTGCCGGAGTTCGGCCGCGACGGCCTGCGTCTGATCGAGATAGACCGCGAGCATCTGGCGGATCTGCCGCAGCTGGTGGAGCTGCTGTCCGGACGGCCGGAGCGCTTCGTGCTGTTCTGCGACGACCTGTCGTTCGAGCACGGCGACGCCGGCTACAAGGCGCTGAAGAGCGCGCTGGACGGCGGCCTGGCCCGCCGCTGCGACAACCTGCTGGTGTACGCCACGTCCAACCGCCGCCACCTGCTGCCGGAGCAGATGAGCGAAAACCGCGAAGGCTGGCTGCGCGACGGCGAAATCCATCCCGGCGAGGCGGTGGAGGAGAAGGTGTCGCTGTCCGACCGTTTCGGCCTGTGGCTGTCCTTCTACCCGTTCGACCAGGACGCCTACCTGGCGGCGGTCAGGGAGTGGCTGGGCCATTTCGGCCTGAAATACGGCGACAAGGCCGAACGCGCGGCCCTGCAATGGAGCCTGTCGCGCGGCAGCCGCTCCGGCCGGGTGGCCTGGCAGTTCGCCTGCCACTGGGCCGGCAGCCAGAAGCTGGCCAGGCGCAGCGGCAAGAAATGA
- a CDS encoding HAD family hydrolase, whose amino-acid sequence MTTATPAKRRLALFDLDHTLIAGDSDFEWPRFLIKRGILDAAQYDERNSYFYRQYQNGTLDMNEYLAFILAPLTRFSRHQLDELHADYLENHIKPLIPNKARERLAAHRAEGDQIVIITATNRFITGPIARELGVEHLIAIELEQDADGNYTGRPTGVLSFKEGKITRIEQWLAERGESWDSYAESFFYSDSHNDLPLMKLVDNPVAVDADDKLKAYAEAHGWPVISLRD is encoded by the coding sequence ATGACGACAGCCACTCCCGCCAAACGCAGGCTCGCCCTGTTCGACCTCGACCACACGCTGATCGCCGGCGACTCCGACTTCGAATGGCCGCGCTTCCTGATCAAGCGCGGCATTCTGGACGCCGCCCAGTACGACGAGCGCAACAGCTATTTCTACCGCCAGTACCAGAACGGCACGCTGGACATGAACGAGTACCTGGCGTTCATCCTGGCGCCGCTGACGCGCTTCTCGCGCCATCAGCTGGACGAACTGCACGCCGACTACCTGGAAAACCACATCAAGCCGCTGATCCCCAACAAGGCGCGCGAGCGGCTGGCCGCCCACCGCGCCGAAGGCGACCAGATCGTCATCATCACCGCGACCAACCGCTTCATCACCGGGCCGATCGCGCGCGAGCTGGGCGTCGAGCATCTGATCGCGATCGAGCTGGAGCAGGACGCCGACGGCAATTACACCGGTCGTCCTACCGGCGTGTTGAGCTTCAAGGAAGGCAAGATCACCCGCATCGAGCAATGGCTGGCCGAGCGCGGCGAGAGCTGGGACAGCTACGCCGAGAGCTTCTTCTACAGCGATTCGCACAACGACCTGCCGCTGATGAAGCTGGTGGACAATCCGGTGGCGGTGGACGCCGACGACAAGCTCAAGGCCTATGCCGAAGCGCACGGCTGGCCGGTGATCTCTTTACGCGATTGA
- the hda gene encoding DnaA regulatory inactivator Hda, whose amino-acid sequence MDQLVLDLTPTPLPAFDNFLAERNREVITALTATEGERFIYLWGEPGCGKTHLLQAWIAHAERLGRAAIYLDGKGDHLPDFAREASFIAVDHVDDLAPDDQIMLFSFYNSLKEGGEGRLLMAGRKPPVALSVRDDLRTRLGWGLVLEVKALSDDDKLAALRSHAANRQLSIPDDVYRYLLTHWRRDLTSLISMIDMLDRYSLALRRPITVPLVKNVLQTATPES is encoded by the coding sequence TTGGACCAGCTCGTACTCGATCTCACGCCCACGCCGCTGCCGGCCTTCGACAATTTCCTGGCCGAGCGCAACCGCGAGGTGATCACCGCACTGACCGCCACCGAAGGCGAACGCTTCATCTATCTGTGGGGCGAGCCCGGTTGCGGCAAAACCCATCTGCTGCAGGCCTGGATCGCCCATGCCGAGCGGCTGGGCCGCGCCGCCATCTACCTGGACGGCAAGGGCGACCACCTGCCGGACTTCGCGCGCGAGGCCAGCTTCATCGCGGTGGACCATGTGGACGACCTGGCGCCGGACGACCAGATCATGCTGTTCTCCTTCTACAACTCCTTGAAGGAGGGCGGCGAGGGGCGGCTCTTGATGGCCGGGCGCAAGCCGCCGGTGGCGCTGTCGGTGCGCGACGACCTGCGCACCCGCCTGGGCTGGGGCCTGGTGCTGGAGGTGAAGGCGCTGTCGGACGACGACAAGCTGGCCGCCTTGCGCAGCCACGCCGCCAACCGCCAGCTGTCGATACCCGACGACGTCTACCGCTACCTGCTCACCCACTGGCGGCGCGACCTGACCAGCCTGATCTCGATGATAGACATGCTGGATCGCTACTCGCTGGCGCTGCGGCGCCCGATCACCGTGCCGCTGGTGAAAAACGTTTTGCAAACCGCCACCCCGGAATCATGA
- the purM gene encoding phosphoribosylformylglycinamidine cyclo-ligase, whose product MNTTSLSYRDAGVDIDAGDALVENIKPFAKRTMRPEVLGGIGGFGALVEISKKYKEPVLVSGTDGVGTKLKLAFDWNRHDTVGIDLVAMSVNDILVQGAEPLFFLDYFACGKLDVAQATEVIKGIAAGCEQAGCALTGGETAEMPGMYPAGEYDLAGFAVGVVEKSKVISGRDIVPGDVVLGLASNGVHSNGYSLVRKIIDRAQPELDAPFDGDKTLRDAVIAPTRIYVKPLLKLMETLPVKGMAHITGGGITENTPRVLPDNTVAQIDAASWQLPKLFQWLQREGNVDIQEMYRTFNCGIGMVVVVAPEHAEQALALLREAGETVYRIGQVRERQGGEHQTQIA is encoded by the coding sequence TTGAACACCACGTCCCTCAGTTACCGTGATGCCGGCGTAGACATCGACGCCGGCGACGCGCTGGTCGAAAACATCAAGCCGTTTGCCAAGCGCACCATGCGCCCGGAAGTGCTCGGCGGCATCGGCGGTTTCGGCGCACTGGTGGAAATCTCCAAGAAGTACAAGGAGCCGGTGCTGGTTTCCGGCACCGACGGCGTGGGCACCAAGCTCAAGCTGGCTTTCGACTGGAACCGCCATGACACCGTCGGCATCGACCTGGTGGCGATGAGCGTCAACGACATCCTGGTGCAGGGTGCCGAGCCGCTGTTCTTCCTCGACTACTTCGCCTGCGGCAAGCTGGACGTGGCCCAGGCCACCGAGGTGATCAAGGGCATCGCCGCCGGCTGCGAACAGGCCGGCTGCGCGCTGACCGGCGGCGAAACCGCCGAGATGCCGGGCATGTACCCGGCCGGCGAATACGACCTGGCCGGCTTCGCCGTCGGCGTGGTGGAGAAGAGCAAGGTGATCAGCGGCCGCGACATCGTCCCCGGCGACGTGGTGCTGGGCCTGGCGTCCAACGGCGTGCACTCCAATGGCTACAGCCTGGTGCGCAAGATCATCGACCGCGCTCAGCCTGAGCTGGACGCGCCGTTCGACGGCGACAAGACCCTGCGCGACGCGGTGATCGCGCCGACCCGCATCTACGTCAAGCCGTTGCTGAAGCTGATGGAGACGCTGCCGGTCAAGGGCATGGCCCACATCACCGGCGGCGGCATCACCGAAAACACTCCGCGCGTGCTGCCGGACAACACCGTCGCCCAGATCGACGCCGCCAGCTGGCAGCTGCCCAAGCTGTTCCAGTGGCTGCAGCGCGAAGGCAATGTGGACATCCAGGAAATGTACCGCACCTTCAATTGCGGCATCGGCATGGTGGTGGTGGTCGCGCCCGAGCACGCCGAGCAGGCGCTGGCGCTGCTGCGCGAGGCCGGCGAGACCGTCTATCGCATCGGCCAGGTGCGCGAGCGCCAGGGCGGCGAGCACCAGACCCAGATAGCCTGA
- the purN gene encoding phosphoribosylglycinamide formyltransferase yields the protein MKNIVILISGRGSNMQAIVEAGIPGARVAAVIANRPDAAGLAWAAERGIATAALDHKAYASREAFDAALAAAIDAHQPDLVVLAGFMRILTEGFTRRYEGRMMNIHPSLLPAFPGLHTHERALEMGCKLAGCTVHFVTAELDHGPIVAQGAVNVLDGDTPDSLAARVLKLEHQLYPEAVRRFVAGEIAVVDGKVAAGPGAAASLLSPLPSSKA from the coding sequence ATGAAAAACATCGTCATCCTGATTTCCGGCCGCGGCTCCAATATGCAGGCCATCGTCGAGGCCGGCATTCCCGGCGCCCGCGTCGCCGCGGTGATCGCCAACCGCCCGGACGCGGCCGGCCTCGCCTGGGCGGCCGAGCGCGGCATCGCCACGGCGGCGCTGGACCACAAGGCCTACGCCAGCCGCGAGGCCTTCGACGCCGCGCTGGCCGCAGCGATAGACGCGCATCAGCCCGACCTGGTGGTGCTGGCCGGCTTCATGCGCATCCTGACCGAAGGCTTCACCCGCCGCTACGAAGGCCGGATGATGAACATCCATCCGTCGCTGCTGCCGGCCTTCCCCGGCCTGCACACTCACGAGCGCGCGCTGGAAATGGGCTGCAAACTGGCCGGATGCACGGTACACTTCGTCACCGCCGAGCTCGATCACGGTCCCATCGTCGCCCAGGGCGCGGTGAATGTGCTGGACGGCGACACGCCGGACAGCCTGGCCGCCCGGGTGTTGAAGCTGGAGCACCAACTGTACCCGGAAGCGGTGCGCCGCTTCGTCGCCGGCGAGATCGCCGTCGTCGACGGCAAAGTGGCCGCCGGCCCGGGAGCCGCCGCCAGCCTGCTGTCGCCCCTACCCTCAAGCAAGGCCTAA
- a CDS encoding DUF3108 domain-containing protein — MTRRRLLLIALVLSLLLHLALLGSDLLPAISAPPAEEPKLEKIDVKMQAMRLDEPPPRPDPRSAGVSLRPAEAPKPKPRRKPKPAHKREASRPEDDKAQASAPAAETAIAQASSEPAAETAPRTETARASSAPATEAPPRDQADQGDILHPDAPLKRFPSAARIRYQGYWGSAMVGFGDLDWQRGQGHYQLDISVSPFIGPKLRYLAQGTIGKSGLRPDSMQSFRGGDLKESARFDYGAGLLRYGSNESQQLPLKPGAQDAFSLAFQLALKGGDLGHAPIQITTAKKVYEYPMAPNGAFDYDTGAGKMRVIVFRAQGDGDFTEFWLAPDFANLPVRILRADKDKRIELKAIRIDVNGKRQWELPPQPTIRNKNAH, encoded by the coding sequence ATGACCCGTCGCCGTCTGCTGCTGATCGCCCTTGTCCTGTCGTTGCTGCTGCACCTCGCGTTGCTCGGCTCCGACTTGCTGCCCGCGATCAGCGCGCCGCCGGCCGAAGAGCCCAAGCTCGAGAAGATAGACGTCAAGATGCAGGCGATGCGGCTCGACGAGCCGCCGCCTCGGCCCGATCCCCGATCGGCCGGGGTCAGCCTGCGGCCGGCGGAGGCGCCCAAGCCGAAACCCAGGCGCAAGCCCAAGCCGGCGCATAAGCGGGAAGCGTCCCGCCCCGAGGACGACAAGGCGCAGGCCTCGGCGCCGGCGGCGGAAACCGCGATCGCCCAGGCCAGCTCGGAACCGGCGGCGGAGACTGCGCCGCGCACCGAGACGGCGCGGGCATCCAGCGCGCCGGCGACGGAAGCGCCGCCGCGAGACCAGGCGGACCAGGGCGACATCCTGCATCCCGACGCGCCGTTGAAGCGTTTCCCATCCGCGGCCAGGATACGCTACCAGGGCTACTGGGGCTCGGCGATGGTCGGCTTCGGCGACCTGGACTGGCAACGCGGGCAAGGCCATTACCAGCTGGACATCTCGGTCAGCCCTTTCATCGGGCCCAAGCTGCGCTATCTTGCACAAGGGACGATAGGAAAATCGGGACTGCGTCCGGACAGCATGCAATCGTTCCGCGGCGGCGACCTGAAAGAGTCGGCCCGCTTCGACTACGGCGCCGGGCTGCTGCGCTACGGCAGCAACGAAAGCCAGCAGCTGCCGCTGAAGCCCGGCGCGCAGGACGCGTTCAGCCTGGCCTTCCAGCTGGCGCTGAAGGGCGGCGATCTGGGCCATGCGCCGATACAGATCACCACCGCCAAGAAGGTTTACGAATACCCGATGGCGCCGAACGGCGCCTTCGACTACGACACCGGCGCCGGCAAGATGCGCGTGATCGTGTTCCGCGCCCAAGGCGACGGAGACTTCACCGAGTTCTGGCTGGCCCCGGATTTCGCCAATCTGCCGGTGCGCATCCTGCGCGCCGACAAGGACAAGCGGATCGAGCTGAAAGCGATCCGCATAGACGTGAACGGCAAGCGGCAGTGGGAATTGCCGCCGCAACCGACGATACGGAACAAGAATGCACATTAG
- a CDS encoding RsmB/NOP family class I SAM-dependent RNA methyltransferase, whose amino-acid sequence MSHSQLKHLETVIGQMTRFDRPADAVLSAYFREHNKLGSADRHLIAETAFGALRRLIQLRALIAPEKATPRRLALVALMKFNKLNVKELSEATSAGEREWLGTVKGKALEDSLEIRAELPQWVIERLGEQEPAAVEALGQGLMSMAPLDLRVNTLKMKREELLDRLNADGIACEATPYSPLGIRLKDKPALSRHELFKSGAFEVQDEGSQLLGLITGARRGEMVVDFCAGAGGKTLLLGAQMASSGRLYAFDVSEKRLANFKPRQARSGLSNVHPQLLSHENDAKVKRLAGKADRVLVDAPCSGLGTLRRNPDLKFRQSPDSVAELNAKQASILASASRLVKNGGRLVYATCSLLPQENQAIVEAFLAEHADFRLVKMDEVLAEQKIPLQCGDYLELKPHLHNTDGFFAAVLERSQA is encoded by the coding sequence ATTAGCCATAGCCAACTGAAACACCTGGAAACCGTCATCGGCCAGATGACCCGCTTCGACCGCCCCGCCGACGCCGTGCTGTCGGCTTACTTCCGCGAGCACAACAAACTGGGCAGCGCCGACCGCCATCTGATCGCCGAAACCGCCTTCGGCGCGCTGCGCCGCCTGATCCAGCTGCGCGCGCTGATCGCGCCGGAGAAGGCCACGCCGCGCCGGCTGGCGCTGGTGGCGCTGATGAAGTTCAACAAGCTGAACGTCAAGGAACTGAGCGAAGCCACCAGCGCCGGCGAGCGCGAATGGCTGGGCACGGTAAAGGGCAAGGCGCTGGAAGACAGCCTGGAAATCCGCGCCGAGCTGCCGCAATGGGTGATCGAGCGCCTGGGCGAACAGGAGCCGGCCGCGGTGGAAGCGCTGGGCCAGGGCCTGATGTCGATGGCGCCGCTGGATTTGCGCGTCAACACGCTGAAAATGAAGCGCGAGGAATTGCTGGATCGCCTGAACGCGGACGGCATCGCCTGCGAAGCCACGCCGTATTCGCCGCTCGGCATCCGTCTGAAAGACAAGCCGGCGCTGTCCAGGCACGAGCTGTTCAAGTCCGGCGCCTTCGAGGTGCAGGACGAAGGCAGCCAGCTTCTGGGCCTGATCACCGGCGCGCGCCGCGGCGAAATGGTGGTGGACTTCTGCGCCGGCGCCGGCGGCAAGACCCTGCTCCTGGGCGCGCAGATGGCGTCCAGCGGCCGCCTGTACGCGTTCGACGTGTCGGAGAAGCGCCTGGCCAACTTCAAGCCGCGCCAGGCCCGCTCCGGCCTGTCCAACGTGCATCCGCAGCTGCTGTCGCACGAAAACGACGCCAAGGTGAAGCGCCTGGCCGGCAAGGCCGACCGCGTGCTGGTGGACGCGCCCTGCTCCGGCCTGGGCACGCTGCGCCGCAACCCTGACCTGAAGTTCCGCCAGAGCCCGGACAGCGTGGCCGAGCTGAACGCCAAGCAGGCGTCCATCCTCGCCTCCGCCTCGCGGCTGGTGAAGAACGGCGGCCGGCTGGTGTACGCCACCTGCAGCCTGCTGCCGCAGGAGAACCAGGCCATCGTCGAAGCCTTCCTGGCCGAACACGCGGACTTCCGCCTGGTGAAGATGGACGAGGTGCTGGCCGAACAGAAAATCCCGCTGCAATGCGGCGACTACCTGGAGCTGAAACCGCATCTGCATAACACCGACGGCTTCTTCGCCGCGGTGCTGGAACGCAGCCAAGCCTAA